Part of the Oncorhynchus keta strain PuntledgeMale-10-30-2019 chromosome 31, Oket_V2, whole genome shotgun sequence genome, AAATGTCACAAAATAGAATAGGAGAGAATACAACATGGAATACAACACACTGCGCCACAGCAACAGAGCTACAGCCCTAGGCACAGACGCTCAGTATGTTGGCAAACAAGACAATTACACATTCATTTATGCATACATTTGCTGGAACAATATTTCCGCAGATGTCGTGAGTACTAGTCAGTAGTGATGTAAGCCCTGATAAGCTCACAAACACAGAGAACAGGCAGAAACAGACGGTAGGGTTGGCAGGAGTGTATGCTGGGACATACTGTGGGATGCATGGGCTTAGCTTGCTGTGTGTATCTGCTAGCTAGAACATACTGGAGGATGCATTCACTTAGTTTGCATTAGCATTCATCTTCTACGACATACTGCTGGCTGCAGAAATCTGTTAGTATGGCTATCAGCTTTGTATAGATACTATGTGGATTGGCCTTGTATAGACTGTTGTGACCAAACTGTAGGTTTTATTTGGCTTAGCCTCAGCATGCACAGTATAGGAGGGGAGACATTGAACTCCCTGTAGTTCAGGTTAGATGGCCACATGgaatagatacagtgccttgcaaaagtatttataccccttggatttcttcacattttattgtgctACAAAGTAAACTGGattttattgtaaaaaaaatgtcaacaatctacacaaaatactctgtaatgtcaaaatggaagaataatacaaataaaaaaaatgtgaaatTAAATATTTTActtgttgcataagtattcagctccCTGAGTCAATATATGTTAGAAACACATTTGGCATTGATTATACCTGTGAGCATTCTTGGGTAAGTCTCgggctttacacacctggattgtgcaatatcgAATTTCACaattcttcaagctttgtcaagATGTTAGGGGTCATGGCTAGACAGCAAATTTCAAGTCTTGCCAAACATTTACAAGCAGATTTCAGTCAAAACGTTGACTTGGCCACTCAGAGAAATTCACTGTGTTATTGGTAAGCAACTCCCgtgtagatttgaccttgtgttgtaggttattgtcctgctgaaaggtgaattactCTCCCTGTGTCTGTTGGAAAATAGACTGAACCATGTTTTCCTTTTGCCTCCatcctgtttctttttatcctgaaaaactccaaaGTATTTGCAGATGTAAAGCATACCCATACcttgatgcagccaccaccatgcatgAAAATAAGTAGGCAGTTACTCAGTGAAGTGTtatgttggattttccccaaacataagactttgcatttaggccaaaaagtgtattactttagtgccttgttgcataaaAGATgggtgttttggaatattttgattctgtatatttgtattcttcttttcacttaaagtcattattgtggagtcactacaatgttgttgatccatcctcagttttctcccatcacgtCCATTGAACCCCGTGACTGctttaaaatcaccaatggcctcatggtaacATCCGAGAGCAGTTTAATTCCTGTCCTGCACCTCAGTTCAGAAGGATGTCGATCTTGATGTGTCTGGGTGGCTTAATAcataatccacagcataattattaacttgaccatgcttaagaagatattcaatgtctgatttgttattgttatccATCAACCAATCACTACCCTTATTTGAGGCTTTCAAAAAGATCCCTGGTCTCTGTAGTTAAATCTGTGCTTGTAATTCAATatttgactgagggaccttacagatatttTATGCATGGTGTACAGAAGAAGGGTtagtcattaaaaaaatgtaaacccCTACTATTTCACAgtgtgagtccatgtaacttatgtGATTTATTAAGCAACATTgtactcctgaactaatttaggcttgcaTAAACAAAcaggctgaatacttatgcaatggACATATTTTAGTGATCACACTTTTATtaatctttaaaaaaatgtttgaatttttcttccactttgacattacagagtaaattgacaaaaaaaatacaattaaatcaatcaattctaattccactttgtaacaataaaatgtgaagcaatccaaaaggtctgaataattttgcaaggcactgtatgtgaatGAAGGCGGGTAATAGAGGGCCAGTAACTATGGGTGGGTAGCACTTAACAAAATACAGACATGGAGAGATGAAAGATAGAGAACGAACAATAAATCACACAAGGCAGCTATAAAATACAGAGGGAACCTCAGCAATGAAGGTGACAATtatggaagagaggggggagatatcCAGAGGGAATGTGCCACAGGAATGGGCAGAGGGCAGGGAGGATTTTGATTGGCTTCTTCTCTGGTGTGTTCCAGCTGGATGTCATATGACCATCTGCAGCTATTCTGACACTAGATAGTGAGAGCACGAGTTTACACAcatgagagagtgagtgtgtaggGATGTGAATGTGTTTATTTGTGAGGGAGTATGTCTGAAGGGATGGACTGTGCCATAGGACACACTATTTACTGTGGCATTTATAATATTAACAAAGTGTTGGGATGGAAAGGCATGCTGAATTATTGAACATATTCAACAGCGAAAATAAAATACAACCAAGTAACATTTTTCACATGCACCAGGGTTGGGACCAATTCCACTTCAATTGTGCCAaatcaggaagtaaactgaaattccaattctcatgggtttacaacaacaaaaatgtgtattGGAATGTCAGTTTACTTCCTACATGGAAATGGGATTTTCAGACAAGAGACTGTATAGACAGAAAAACACCAGCAAACTCCATTGCTCCTGTACCACCTTTAGTTATGTCAGTCCTTGTCAGGTCAAAACCTGTTCTAAAAACATAACCTATCCACTCACTATTCCATGACAAACCACAACACAGTGTGCAATTATCTAACAATGTTTAATGTTTGTTTTCATTAATTAGTTTAATTAGTCAACAGTATACAATTCAATTCACAGACACACTAGTGTCTACACAAACATATATGGACTGTACAGCAcatgtgtagtatgtagtgtggcaatgtatatatatttatatagtgaGGTGGGCAATTAACGCATGTAAAGTTGGAGGGTGGCTCTATATACAACTTGAGTGTGTGTAatcatgtgtgtacatgtgtgtccaCACATATGTGAACGGTAACAGCAGAGGTTGAACCATAATTGCAGGTATTGGGTGTATTGggttctgatgtgtgtgtgtgttaaatgtaTAGTTTATATATAGACAGTCCCATCATATCAAATATCTTCACGGTCAGTCGtgaccctctcctcccttcttcgtTCACAGCATCAGGCAGATCCCCTCGgtatcctctcctccatccttctgcTCACCTTTCACCCTTGACCCCTGGCAGGAGAAAACGCATGACATCATCAATGGGTGATGTGGACCTCAACTGTCATAGTGGCTTCTTATCTCCTCTAACAACACTGATCTGAAAACATTGGCTATGTCAAAAGCAATATGGAGgattcttacatttacatttaagtcatttagcagacgctcttatccagagcgacttacaaattggtgcatttaccttatgacatcgagtggaacagccactttacaatagtgcatctaaatcttttagggggggggggtgagaaggattactttatcctatcctaggtattccttaaagaggtgggacTAAGATTTTGTCTGTCCACTTGTTTAATGTCAGAGCAGATGGCCAGAGCAGATGGCCAAGTGGTGTAACATAAACCACTGTAGACTATTGAGatcaatcaataaaatgtattaataaagccctttttacatcaggcgatgtcacaaagtgctgtacagaaacccagcctaaaaccccaaacggcaagatATACCCATACCCATTGACCACAGACAGGCTAACAACTGGGACAGGCCCAGGTCCCAGACTGATCTTATCTGTTCCCTGGACCTTATTGACTCACCTAGTGGATTTGAAAGGACTGGATCAGGATTGGCGTAAGCAAAGACCCTTATCAGGGTTGATACCTATCCACTACTTTCAGATCAACAAAGGGTACAATAATTGATTTGGGACTGTGCAGTGCAGtgctgtccacagtacacacttttacaaacacacacagacatacaggtcatgctcctcCTACCTCTCACCAGTCGTAGCGGGGGCGAGTTGCGGGTGGGAGGTGTCTGGGAGACTCATGGCGAGGGGCGGGCGGAGACGAGGAGCTAGGTGGGGCGGCGAGGGCCAGCTGTTGCCCACCTGCCCTCCTGTCCCGGCCGTAATCTATCCCCCGTGCATTTGGGGGAGGGTACCTTCCGGCTGTGCTCCTCCACTCCTCATCGAAGGCAGCAGCCTCAcctgagagacaggggagaggggggttGGGGTCAGAAACCTGGCCAGACGTAACTCTAAACAGGCAAGTCTAGCAATGGAAACAAACCGTTGCAAATACAGCCATTTAGCATCCATATGCTTTTTTTACCCAAGGCAAATTGTTTATTACTACTTGGGGGTTAGAAACGTGACTCTGGAGAACCGCAGTGAGTAGCACATGTAGCTCCGTGACTTACTCTCCTCCAGGTTTATGTAGTCCTGTCGTTCTTCGCGGTCGCCGGTGTGCCGGTTTCGGGAACGCTCCATCACGTGACCACGGTCCCAGATGTGGTGGCCAATGGCCAGGCGCTCCAAGCCACTCTCGCTGTCACGCATCGATTGGCGCGTCTCACGAATCTGAGGGCAGGAGGTAGTGTTCAGCAGGGAGCTGGTAGTAGAGGCCAGTATCTCTGGAGGATTGACGTTGTAAACCCCTACTGAACAATGTACATGCAATCACAGCAGTAAATGTAATTTGGCCTGCTCTCTTACCCCTCCAGGTGCAGTCCTCAGTTCGCTGGTCTGCTGGTAGACTTTAGGGGCTCCCatgtctgaggaggagtaggagatgACTGTGGAGGAAGAGAACGTCTGACAGTTTGGCGAACCAGACATTCTGTCCTAAAGGGAAAGAAGATAACACATCTTGTCCAGCTGGATTATGTTTAAGTTTCAACCACTGAACTCATGTTGGGTCTTTGCTTTAGACAGAGTTGTTTCTGGGTTACATAACATTTTCTGGACACAGAGAATCTCCATTGAGGGTGTTTTATAGCCCAGGAACATGCCTGATCTGGATCTGGGAAAGCAGGTGAGGGAATACCAGGAATCTCTGAAAATACTCACCATGTTTTCCATCATTCCTCCCATCATTCCAAACATGTCCATGAAGCCTCCCCCCTGGGGAAGGAACACATGAGGGAGTCAGTTATCCGATTTTGAAATTGAGAATTCGTTTTGAACATATTGGAACGGTGCATTCTGGGCTCTAAGAGGCAGAGATAACATCTTAACACGCAGGGACAAGGACTCACCATTCCCATCATTCCAAACGGCTGCAGGGCTCCAGCCTGAAAAGCAGTAGGAGGTTATTTAACAGCAGACAACAAATATGCAGTAGCAATGCAGTGTGGCATGAAGTAATATAAAATTAGACTACACTACATATAATCAAAGGGGAAACAGCTATGGTGTATACCTACCAGGGTTGGGTCGATTCCATTTTAATTACAGTCAATTCAAAAAGTTATCCTAAGTCCAAATCAAATTCCAATGTTTACCCATTGAAGATAATTTGAATTGTAGTGTACTTCCTAAATTTGAAATGGAATTGAACCCAACATCACACACACTTACTAGAGATACTCAGAGTATTGAcactctcgctcacacacacctGAAGGTGGGGTGCACGGGGAGGCTGAATCTGAGGGCTGAGGGGGAAAGGTTCGTAGCCAAACGACCCAAACAGACTCCTCATCTGTTGCCTCTGGGCTGCGAATGGATCCCTTCAAAACAGAAATAATTTATCTCACTGAGGATACAGACCACGAAAAAACACACAGCAGTGAATAAGGAAATTGATTGCTGACATTATGAAAACTCAGGTGAGAAATCCACCTGTTTCCAGGAGTACTCTTGACCATGGTTACTCATCATGGAATGAGAATATAAGGGGTAAACACATTctcatgtaaaaaataataagcTAGACATAACCATGATCCATCCCAGCCGTGATAGAGTTAACTATGTGGTGTATGTAGTTACCTAATATATTCTGGCTGCCTGCCTACACATGGTGGCAGGAGATTAGGCCTTTAAATCTCAGAACAAACGACAACGACTGGGTTGATTCATTCAAATGGGTATAAAAGCAAAACATGCAGTTCGCTTGGATAAAAGGCAATACGATACTCACATCATGTAAGGGTTGTCATCCACGTCATTTAAATATCGAAACATGGTGTTTTGCTTAGCTAATTAAGCTAGCTGGGGCTAGCTAAAAATGTAGTTTCTTCGGGCCTCAGTACAAAAAATAATGTAAGAGGACAGTAAATGTACGACCTCTCATTCAAATATTTCGACACTTCTAGAACAGCGTACCGACGGACAATAGTGAGAAATGTGCAGTAGTATTGTTAGCTATCCTTGCTAGCCACCTAGCATCCGTGTTAGAAAACTAGCCTGAAAACTAGCTTACAAACCAACGTTGGAAAGGAGCCCCTTAAAGCAGACTTTTTTGCCGATAGAAAGTCGTATATTGCTCATACCTAAGTACAACTTAATACATTGGCTAGGGTTTTCCTAGCAAGATAGCTAGCTATTTTTCCACTGTTGATTGCACATGAAAACGGAAGTCAAGCTGACAAAGGAAGCCAAAACGTCAGGAATCCAAAGGAAGAAAGATGTTGTCTCTACAATTTTCCAACAACCTGACACCTACAAACGCCTCTCTTTTGTGCAAAACATGCACCTATCCGTTCAGAAGCCGTGGTGCTAAATGTCACCGAATAAAAAACAAATGACCCTGCAAAACGCCTGTAGCCCGCAAGCTAGAATTAAGCGAAATGTCAATAAAAAAAAGGGGGAGGTAACATCCGGAAATGACGCAGCCTCGTCGCAATGAGGATAGAATGCAAAAAGCCCAACATGCCCTTGCTAATGTGTAATATCTGTCAACCAATGTCACTTCTTTGGTATctatttacatttttaatttaaaaaaaattgaatgTCAGTAAAAGAGCTGGtgacagggtgtcattatgtcACTGGGTGACATAAGTTATATAGAGCTTAAAATCATCATCAACTATCTTTTTTTCTAAAGCATAGTCTTGATATGACTGTAAAAACAGAATATTTTAAAACAAGACTCAGAAACAACTTTAGGAATCAAAATATTGCCAGAAGTGACAGAAATGTGAGAACACTGCTCTCTACAGGCCTTGCTTTTGAGGATTAAACTGCTGTTGCatgcatgtacagtggggcaaaaaagtatttagtcagccaccaattgtgcaagttctcccacttaaaaagatgatagaggcctgtaattttcatcataggtacacttcaactatgacagacaaaacgagagaaaaaaatccagaaaatcacattgtaggatttttaatgaatttatttgcaaattatggtggattattacccccaagccataaaactcctgaacaggtagtcaaatggctacccggactatttgcattgtgtactttcaggtctctccagagatgtttgatcaggttcaagtccaggctctggctgggacactcaaggacattcagagacttgtcctgaagtcactcctgcattgtcttggctgtgtgcttaggatcattgtcctgttggaaagtctgaggtcctgagtgctctggagcaggttttcatcaaggatctctgtactttgctcctttcatctttccctctatcctgactagtctcccagtccctgcagctgacaaacatccacacagcatgatgctgccaccagcatgcttcaccgtagggatggtgccaggtttcctccagacgtggcgcttgccattcaggccaaagagttcaatcttggtttcatcagaggaattgtggagctctgtcagagtgaccatcgggttctcggTCACCACCaagaccaatgcccttctccccgattgctctgTTTTTCCGGGCAGCCACCTCtaggatgagtcttggtggttccaaacttcttccatttaagaatgatggaggccaccgtgttctcggggatcttcaatgctgccgaaatggtttggtacccttccccagatctgagcctcgacacaatcctgtcttaaagctcaacggacaattccttcgacctcatggcttggtttttgctctgacatgcactgtcaactgtggaaacTTATATAGACAACTGAATTTACTACAATTTGTAGAagcatctcaaagatgatcaatggaaacagggtgcacctgagctcaattttgagtctcatagcaaagggtctgaatacttatgtaaataatgtatttctgtttttttccaTTTTTCATCAAAACCTATTttcgctttttcattatggggtattgtgtcagcTTTGATGAGGAacatattttatttatgtatttatttatttatcaattttataataaggctgtaacgtaacaaaatatggaaaagtgaaggggtctgaatactttcagaatggactgtatgtataggggtaaggcgAATTGGCATCAAGACTGTCTaaagtcagtataaatgtgtgtgcatgttacagtatgtgtgtgttggagtgtcagtgagTGTGTAGAATACTGTGACTGTGcaaaactatttttttttgtAATTCAAGGGTCAACTCAGATAGTCCGTGCAGCCATTCTgttagctacagttgaagtcggaattttacatacaccttagccaaatacatttaaactcagtttttcacaattcctgacatttaatccgagtaaacattccctgttttaggtcagttaggatcaccactttgtcagaataatagtagagagaatgatttatctcagcttttatttctttcatcacattcccagtgggtcagaagtttacatacactcaattagtaattagtatttggtagcattgcctttaaattgttgaacttgggtcaaacggttcgtgtatccttccacaagcttcccacaataagttgtgggaattttggcccattcctcctgacagagctggtgtaactgagtcaggtgtataggcctccttgctcgcacacactttttcagttctgcccacaaatattctacaggattgaagtcagggctttgtgatggccacaccaataccttgactttgttgtccttaagccattttgccacaacttggaagtatgcttggggtcattgtccatttggaagacccatttgcgaccaagctttaacttcctgactgatgtcttagtttatgctgcagtagtttgtgtcggggggctagagtcagtctgttatatctggagtatttctcctgtcttatccggtgtcctgtatgaatttaagtatgctctctctaatttctttctcactctctctctgaggacctgagcactaggaccatgcctcgggactacctggcctgatgactccttgctgtccccagtccacctggccgtgctgctgctccagtttcaactgttctgcctgcggctatggaactctgtctgacctgttcaccggacgtgctacctgtcccagacctggtgttttcaactctctagagacagaaggagcagtagagatactctgaatgtgaTTGGCTacaaaaagccaactgacatttactcctgaagtgctgacctgttgcaccctcgacaaccactgtgattattattatttgcccctgttggtcatctatgaacatttgaacatcttggccatgttctgttataatctccacctggcacagccagaaaaggactggctacccctcatagcctgggtcctctctaggtttcttcctaggttctgtcctttccagggagtttttcctagccaccgggcttctacacctgcattgcttgctgtttggagttttaggctgggtttctgtatagcactgagatatcagctgatgtaagaagggctttataaattcatttgatttgagatgttgcttcaatatatccacatacatttccttcctcatgatgtcaactattttgggaagtgcatcaatccctcctacagcaaagcacccccacacatgatgctgccacccccatgcttcacggttaggatggtgttcttcggctttgcaagcctcccccttttcctccaaacataacaatggtcattatggccgaacagttctatttttgtttcatcagaccagaggacatttctccaaatagtacgatctttgtccacatgtgcagttgcaaaccgtagtatgtcttttttatggcggttttggagcagttggcttcttccttgctgagcggcctttcaggttatgtcgatataggactcgttttactgtggatatagataattttgtacatgtttccttcagcatcttcacaaggtactttgctgttgttctgggattgatttgcacttttcgcaacaaagtacgttcatctctaagagacagaacgggtctccttcctgagcggtatgacggctacgtggtcccatggtgtttatacttgcgtactattgtttgtacagatgaacgtggtacattcaggcatttggaaattgctcccaaggatgaaccagacttgtggaggtctacaatttttttctgaggtcttggctgatttcttttgattttcccatgatgtcaagcaaagagacactgagtttgaaggtagaccttgcaatacatccacaggtaaacctccaatatactcaaatgatgtcaattagacatttacatttacatttaagtcatttagcagacgctcttatccagagcgacttacaaattggtgcattcaccttatgacatccagtagaatagtcacttacaatagtgcatctaaatcttaaagcgGGGGGGTGAGAAGaaatacttatcctatcctaggtattccttaaagaggtggggtgcATTAATTgaccttaaagaggtggggtttcaggtgtctccggaaggtggtgattgactccgctgtcctggcgtcgtgagggagtttgagtttgagggagtttgttccaccattggggggccagagcagcgaacagttttgactgggctgagcgggaactgtacttccttagcctttcagaatcttctaaagccatgacataattttctggaattgtccaagctgtttaaaggcacagtcaacttaatgtatgtaaacttctgacccactggaattgtgatacagtgaattataagtgaaataatccatCTGTAAACAAATATTGtaaaaagtacttgtgtcatgcacaaagtagatgtcctaaccgacttgccaaaactatagtttgttaacaagaaatttgtggagtggttgaaaagcgagtTTAAATGACTacatactaagtgtatgtaaacttctgacttcaactgtatttagcAGACTTATGGCTcggagatggaagctgtttaggagcctgttggtgtcagacatgATGCACTGGTACTGCTTACCGtacggaagcagagagaaaggtCTATAGCTTAGGTGCCTTCCTTTCACACCGGCTGTTATAGAGGTCCTGTATAGCaaggagctcggccccagtgatgtactgaacCGCCATGCGATTGAGGGtggtgctgttgccataccaagcagtgatgcagccagtcaagatgctctcaatggtgcagctgtagtactttTTTTTAGGATTTTAGATGGTGTGCATTTCCACTGTACTGCTATCCTCGTGGGGTTCAGTTTTCACTCCAGTCCATTCCACCCATTGGATTAAGTCACGTTTATGAAGTTGATTTATTTGTTGTTGATATTTTGTTTACAAGTCACTGTCATACATACTACTGGCTAGATGTCAGCTACCACCCGGTCACTCaatcctgcaccttagagacaTGGAATGCCTGGCcactgtaataatggaacacattACACTTTATTAATATTTAGAATATTGTtctactcatttcatatgtatatattgtattgtactgtattctagtcaatgtcactctgacattgctcgtcctactATTTATATAATTGCATTATTTGACttttagattgtgtgtattgctgtgaattgctggatactactgcactgttggagctaggaacacaagcatttc contains:
- the LOC118367888 gene encoding myeloid leukemia factor 2 isoform X2, producing MFRYLNDVDDNPYMMDPFAAQRQQMRSLFGSFGYEPFPLSPQIQPPRAPHLQAGALQPFGMMGMGGGFMDMFGMMGGMMENMDRMSGSPNCQTFSSSTVISYSSSDMGAPKVYQQTSELRTAPGGIRETRQSMRDSESGLERLAIGHHIWDRGHVMERSRNRHTGDREERQDYINLEESEAAAFDEEWRSTAGRYPPPNARGIDYGRDRRAGGQQLALAAPPSSSSPPAPRHESPRHLPPATRPRYDW
- the LOC118367888 gene encoding myeloid leukemia factor 2 isoform X1; the protein is MFRYLNDVDDNPYMMDPFAAQRQQMRSLFGSFGYEPFPLSPQIQPPRAPHLQAGALQPFGMMGMGGGFMDMFGMMGGMMENMDRMSGSPNCQTFSSSTVISYSSSDMGAPKVYQQTSELRTAPGGIRETRQSMRDSESGLERLAIGHHIWDRGHVMERSRNRHTGDREERQDYINLEESEAAAFDEEWRSTAGRYPPPNARGIDYGRDRRAGGQQLALAAPPSSSSPPAPRHESPRHLPPATRPRYDWGQG